The proteins below are encoded in one region of Pseudonocardia sp. DSM 110487:
- a CDS encoding cobalamin biosynthesis protein: MVGPRWVRPAGLLVGALADTLLGDPRRGHPVAGFGRAAAALEARWYADRRSAGVLYVAALVGGAAALGVLAERVAARRPLAGVALTGLATWAVLGGSSLAAHGAALAHELVAGDLAAARTRLPSLCGRDPAALDAAGMSRAGTESMAENTSDAVVAPLLWGAVAGVPGLLAYRAVNTLDAMVGYRSTRYRRFGWAAARLDDVANLVPARVSALLFAGLAPAVGGSPRAALVAWRRDGSAHPSPNAGPVEAAAAGALGVTLGGRTVYPHGVEERPRLGEGPPPTPADLARAARLSRLVGAAAAILSAAIAASFRRTARSSVPIRRTRRSSEGVGKDKDLREIG, encoded by the coding sequence GTGGTGGGCCCGAGGTGGGTCCGTCCGGCCGGGCTGCTCGTGGGGGCGCTGGCCGACACCCTGCTCGGTGATCCACGCCGTGGGCATCCGGTCGCCGGGTTCGGTCGTGCCGCTGCCGCCCTCGAGGCGCGCTGGTACGCCGACCGGCGCTCCGCGGGGGTGCTCTACGTCGCCGCGCTCGTCGGAGGCGCGGCGGCCCTCGGCGTGCTCGCCGAGCGGGTGGCCGCGCGCCGTCCGCTCGCCGGCGTGGCGCTGACGGGGCTGGCGACATGGGCGGTGCTGGGCGGCTCGTCGCTCGCCGCCCACGGAGCCGCGCTGGCCCACGAGCTCGTCGCGGGAGATCTCGCGGCCGCTCGCACCCGGTTGCCGTCGCTCTGCGGGCGCGACCCGGCGGCGCTCGACGCCGCGGGAATGTCCCGCGCAGGCACCGAGTCGATGGCGGAGAACACCTCCGACGCCGTGGTGGCGCCGTTGTTGTGGGGCGCCGTCGCCGGGGTGCCCGGCCTGCTCGCGTACCGGGCGGTGAACACCCTCGACGCGATGGTCGGCTACCGGTCGACGCGGTACCGGCGCTTCGGCTGGGCGGCCGCGCGGCTGGACGACGTGGCCAACCTGGTGCCGGCCAGGGTGTCGGCGCTCCTCTTCGCCGGGCTCGCGCCCGCCGTCGGCGGGTCACCCCGCGCGGCCCTCGTCGCGTGGCGCCGCGACGGGTCGGCACATCCGAGCCCGAACGCCGGGCCCGTGGAGGCCGCTGCCGCCGGAGCTCTCGGCGTCACGCTGGGCGGGCGCACGGTCTACCCGCACGGGGTCGAGGAGCGCCCCCGCCTCGGCGAAGGCCCACCGCCCACGCCCGCTGATCTCGCCCGTGCGGCCCGCCTGTCCCGCCTGGTAGGTGCTGCCGCTGCGATCCTCTCCGCAGCGATAGCGGCCTCGTTCCGACGAACGGCGCGTTCGTCGGTACCTATCCGACGAACGCGCCGCTCGTCGGAAGGCGTGGGGAAGGACAAGGACCTGCGCGAGATCGGCTGA
- a CDS encoding sensor histidine kinase KdpD: MIGRPTSLAWRVTAACLVVALAAVGVAAIVSLQLVTMTARQVTRQVLADQADVVAAQLAEGPPRPRGVANLGRVVDVLRAQDVAVVRLDTPRAGNGPVRTALTRARADRAQAGTPVSGSADVAGTVYLVEARPSPSGAFALVRSVDSGPVGALRRNIGLAVLIGVVVAVLVGAVVGRVSGRPLRAVAAAAHRLRRRERDVRVPVRGPAEVAEVAGAVNELADALAHSEDRQRRFLLSVSHELRTPLTAVRGFGESLADEIVTGAEVASAGATIVREADRLERLVTDLMELARLEADDFAVDLTDVDLTALVTEAGQVWDLRARAAGVELRVEAPGRPAPVRADPRRLRQVLDGLAENALRVTPAGSVLVLAALDEGSLQVRDSGPGLSDEDYAVVFERGALHDRYRGRRPTGTGGVGLALAHGLVTRMGGTISAGPAPEGGVAFTVTLRGPA, encoded by the coding sequence ATGATCGGACGGCCGACGTCGCTGGCCTGGCGGGTCACGGCTGCGTGCCTGGTCGTCGCCCTCGCCGCGGTCGGGGTCGCCGCGATCGTGTCGCTGCAGCTGGTCACGATGACCGCGCGCCAGGTGACCCGCCAGGTGCTGGCCGACCAGGCCGACGTGGTCGCCGCCCAGCTCGCCGAGGGACCGCCGCGGCCGCGCGGGGTGGCGAACCTCGGCCGGGTGGTCGATGTGCTGCGAGCGCAGGACGTGGCCGTCGTGCGGCTCGACACGCCGCGAGCAGGGAACGGGCCGGTCCGCACCGCCCTGACCCGCGCCAGGGCGGATCGCGCGCAGGCCGGGACGCCGGTGTCCGGCTCCGCCGACGTCGCTGGGACGGTCTACCTGGTGGAGGCGCGGCCGAGCCCGTCCGGCGCGTTCGCCCTGGTGCGCTCCGTCGACTCCGGACCGGTCGGGGCGCTGCGGCGCAACATCGGGTTGGCCGTGCTGATCGGGGTCGTGGTCGCGGTGCTGGTCGGCGCCGTGGTCGGGCGGGTGTCCGGGCGACCGCTCCGCGCGGTCGCGGCCGCCGCGCACCGGCTGCGCAGACGCGAGCGGGACGTCCGGGTGCCGGTCCGTGGGCCGGCCGAGGTCGCCGAGGTGGCCGGGGCGGTGAACGAGCTGGCGGACGCGCTGGCCCACAGCGAGGATCGGCAGCGCCGGTTCCTGCTGTCGGTGTCGCACGAGCTGCGCACTCCGTTGACCGCTGTCCGCGGATTCGGGGAGTCGCTCGCCGACGAGATCGTCACGGGGGCCGAGGTGGCATCGGCGGGGGCGACGATCGTGCGCGAGGCGGACCGGCTGGAGCGTCTGGTCACCGACCTGATGGAACTGGCCCGCCTGGAGGCCGACGACTTCGCCGTGGATCTGACCGATGTGGATCTCACCGCGCTGGTGACCGAGGCCGGGCAGGTGTGGGACCTGCGCGCCCGGGCCGCCGGCGTCGAGCTGCGGGTGGAGGCGCCGGGGCGTCCGGCGCCGGTGCGGGCCGACCCGCGCCGGCTGCGCCAGGTGCTCGACGGGCTGGCGGAGAATGCGCTGCGGGTCACCCCGGCCGGTTCCGTGCTGGTGCTCGCCGCGCTGGACGAGGGGTCCCTCCAGGTGCGCGACTCCGGGCCGGGACTGTCCGACGAGGACTACGCGGTCGTGTTCGAGCGGGGCGCGCTGCACGACCGCTACCGGGGACGCCGCCCGACCGGCACCGGTGGGGTCGGGCTGGCTCTCGCGCACGGGCTGGTGACCCGGATGG
- a CDS encoding response regulator transcription factor → MTSAGERGLVLVVEDDRAIVELVALYLRRDGFGVLAESDGEAALAAVRRHRPVAIVLDVGLPGLDGIEVCRRLRAAQDRTPVLFVTARDDEVDRILGLEIGADDYVTKPFSPRELAARVRAVLRRTMAADEDVLVVGGVRLDVDRRRVHSGDEEVSLTATEFDLLAHLMRTPGRVFSREQLLSAVWGYAAGAGMRTVDVHVAQLRVKLGRPSPIRTVRGVGYAADEAGNGR, encoded by the coding sequence ATGACGTCGGCGGGGGAGCGGGGACTGGTCCTCGTGGTCGAGGACGACCGCGCGATCGTCGAGCTGGTGGCGCTCTACCTGCGCCGGGACGGCTTCGGCGTGCTGGCCGAGTCGGACGGCGAGGCCGCATTGGCCGCGGTGCGCCGGCACCGGCCGGTGGCGATCGTGCTCGACGTCGGGCTGCCCGGGCTGGACGGGATCGAGGTGTGCCGACGGCTCCGCGCGGCACAGGACCGGACACCGGTGCTATTCGTGACCGCCCGCGACGACGAGGTCGACCGCATCCTCGGCCTGGAGATCGGCGCCGACGACTACGTGACCAAGCCGTTCAGCCCGCGGGAGCTGGCGGCCAGGGTCCGCGCGGTGCTGCGCCGGACCATGGCCGCCGACGAGGACGTGCTCGTCGTCGGCGGGGTCCGGCTGGACGTCGACCGGCGGCGGGTGCACTCGGGCGACGAAGAGGTGTCGCTCACCGCGACCGAGTTCGACCTGTTGGCCCACCTGATGCGCACGCCGGGCCGGGTGTTCTCCCGCGAGCAGCTGCTGTCCGCGGTCTGGGGCTACGCGGCCGGGGCCGGGATGCGCACGGTGGACGTGCACGTCGCCCAGCTGCGGGTCAAGCTCGGCCGGCCGAGCCCGATCCGCACCGTGCGCGGCGTCGGGTACGCGGCGGACGAGGCCGGGAACGGGCGATGA
- a CDS encoding AMP-binding protein: MNPSAQNFYASREFLVAHREDYDTAYRDFRWPEIDEFNWAIDHFDAVAADPERGAARALWIVEQDGSEAHWTFSELSARSNQVANWLRGHGVARGDRIILMLGNQVELWETLLAAMKLGAIVIPATTLLTATDLRDRLDRGGAKHVVVGGTDAGKFDDVEGDYTRIAVRGAPEGWLDYADSASASDEFTPDGVTRGSDTLLLYFTSGTTAKPKLVEHTHASYPVGHLSTMYWIGLQPGDIHLNISSPGWAKHAWSNVFAPWIAEACVLVMNYARFDAESVLDVLDRCNVTSFCAPPTVWRMLIQADLSTLANPPTKVVGAGEPLNPEVIEQVEKAWGVRIRDGFGQTETTLQIGNPPGQAVKPGSMGRPIPGYPVVLLDPATDQPADEGEICIDLSDRPLGLMVGYHGDPERNAEAMAGGYYHTGDVGSRDSDGYITYVGRSDDVFKASDYRISPFELESVLIEHPAVAEAAVVPSPDPVRLAVPKAYVVLAAGHEPSEETARSILEFARENLAPYKRIRRLEFAALPKTISGKIRRVELRGRESELHADGSTSPVGEYTL, encoded by the coding sequence CGCACCGCGAGGACTACGACACGGCATACCGTGACTTCCGCTGGCCCGAGATCGACGAGTTCAACTGGGCGATCGACCACTTCGACGCCGTCGCCGCCGACCCCGAGCGGGGCGCGGCCCGCGCGCTCTGGATCGTGGAGCAGGACGGCAGCGAAGCGCACTGGACCTTTTCCGAGCTCTCCGCCCGCTCGAACCAGGTGGCCAACTGGCTGCGCGGGCACGGCGTCGCCCGCGGCGACCGGATCATCCTCATGCTCGGCAACCAGGTGGAGCTGTGGGAGACCCTGCTCGCCGCGATGAAGCTCGGCGCGATCGTCATCCCGGCCACCACCCTGCTCACCGCGACCGACCTGCGCGACAGGCTCGACCGCGGCGGGGCGAAGCACGTGGTCGTGGGCGGGACGGACGCCGGCAAGTTCGACGACGTCGAGGGCGACTACACGCGCATCGCCGTGCGCGGCGCGCCGGAGGGCTGGCTCGACTACGCCGACAGCGCGTCGGCCTCCGATGAGTTCACGCCCGACGGCGTCACCCGCGGCAGCGACACCCTGCTGCTGTACTTCACCTCCGGCACCACGGCCAAGCCGAAGCTCGTGGAGCACACCCACGCGTCCTACCCGGTGGGGCACCTGTCGACGATGTACTGGATCGGCCTGCAGCCCGGCGACATCCACCTCAACATCTCCTCGCCGGGCTGGGCGAAGCACGCGTGGAGCAACGTCTTCGCGCCGTGGATCGCCGAGGCGTGCGTGCTCGTCATGAACTACGCGAGGTTCGACGCCGAATCCGTGCTGGACGTGCTGGACCGCTGCAACGTCACCAGCTTCTGCGCGCCGCCCACCGTCTGGCGGATGCTGATCCAGGCCGACCTGTCGACCCTGGCGAACCCGCCCACCAAGGTCGTCGGGGCGGGTGAACCCCTCAACCCCGAAGTGATCGAGCAGGTTGAGAAGGCGTGGGGCGTGCGCATCCGCGACGGCTTCGGGCAGACCGAGACCACGCTCCAGATCGGCAACCCGCCCGGCCAGGCGGTCAAGCCCGGCTCGATGGGGCGGCCGATCCCCGGCTACCCGGTCGTGCTCCTCGACCCCGCAACCGACCAGCCGGCCGACGAGGGCGAGATCTGCATCGACCTGTCCGACCGCCCACTGGGGCTGATGGTCGGCTACCACGGTGACCCCGAGCGCAACGCCGAGGCGATGGCGGGCGGTTACTACCACACCGGCGACGTCGGATCCCGCGATTCCGACGGCTACATCACCTACGTCGGGCGCTCCGACGACGTGTTCAAGGCCTCGGACTACCGGATCAGCCCGTTCGAGCTGGAGAGCGTGCTCATCGAGCACCCGGCGGTGGCGGAGGCGGCGGTCGTGCCGTCGCCGGACCCGGTGCGCCTCGCCGTGCCCAAGGCGTACGTCGTGCTGGCCGCGGGTCACGAGCCGAGCGAGGAGACGGCCCGGTCGATCCTCGAGTTCGCGCGCGAGAACCTGGCCCCGTACAAGCGGATCCGCCGGCTGGAGTTCGCGGCGCTGCCCAAGACCATCTCCGGCAAGATCCGCCGCGTCGAGCTGCGGGGGCGCGAGAGCGAACTGCACGCTGATGGGTCTACCTCGCCCGTGGGCGAGTACACACTCTGA